In Legionella sp. PATHC035, a genomic segment contains:
- the tgt gene encoding tRNA guanosine(34) transglycosylase Tgt translates to MNTFSCTVLHKHAATQARVTRVTTAHGEFITPVFMPVGTRAGVNNMTPAELRDAHSQIILGGNTYHMLCAPGMEVIEKAGGMHPFMGWHGPMLTDSGGFQVFSLSKNKEICTIDEQGAHFTLPGSQRLIHMTPEMSLETQKIIGADIIMAFDQCTPDSCTKDEVQHIMNRTHRWLKQSIQYHHQHPNSRYGYQQALFGIIQGGTFKDLRRESADFISSMNTDGIAIGGETIGFDMKTTVEVIRWVREYLPENKPRYTMGVGMSPQDLLDVVAEGIDMFDCVAPTRNARHGSLYCGELIREGNWLRFASDYENERIQIKKSCFADDMSPIMAQCSCYTCQNYSRSYLHHLAKQKTNLFTALASIHNVHVMHDVCDKMRELIINERSN, encoded by the coding sequence ATGAATACTTTTTCTTGCACGGTGTTACATAAACACGCCGCAACCCAAGCACGCGTGACACGTGTTACAACCGCCCATGGTGAATTTATTACCCCTGTTTTTATGCCAGTTGGGACTCGCGCTGGTGTAAATAATATGACTCCCGCAGAGTTGCGGGACGCACACAGCCAAATTATCTTAGGTGGGAATACGTACCATATGTTGTGTGCCCCAGGGATGGAAGTTATTGAAAAAGCTGGTGGGATGCATCCTTTTATGGGATGGCACGGCCCCATGTTAACAGATAGCGGGGGATTTCAGGTTTTTAGTCTTTCAAAGAACAAGGAAATTTGTACTATCGATGAGCAAGGAGCTCACTTTACATTACCTGGCAGCCAGCGATTAATTCATATGACCCCTGAAATGTCACTGGAAACGCAAAAGATCATTGGTGCGGATATTATTATGGCTTTTGATCAGTGTACGCCAGATAGTTGTACTAAAGATGAAGTTCAGCACATCATGAACCGGACCCATCGTTGGTTAAAGCAATCCATACAATATCACCACCAACATCCAAACTCACGATATGGTTACCAACAGGCGCTATTTGGAATTATTCAAGGAGGAACCTTTAAAGACTTGCGCCGGGAAAGTGCGGATTTTATCTCTTCAATGAATACCGATGGTATTGCAATTGGTGGAGAGACAATCGGTTTTGATATGAAAACTACCGTTGAAGTCATTCGGTGGGTGCGCGAGTATTTACCAGAAAACAAACCACGCTATACCATGGGTGTTGGCATGTCGCCACAGGATCTTTTAGATGTAGTTGCCGAAGGAATAGATATGTTTGATTGTGTCGCTCCAACACGTAACGCACGTCATGGTTCTTTATATTGTGGTGAGTTAATTCGAGAAGGCAATTGGTTACGTTTTGCCAGTGACTATGAGAATGAGCGAATTCAAATCAAGAAATCATGTTTTGCTGACGATATGTCGCCAATTATGGCACAGTGTTCTTGTTATACGTGCCAAAATTATTCACGTTCTTACTTACATCATTTAGCAAAACAAAAAACAAATTTATTTACTGCTTTGGCAAGTATTCATAATGTTCATGTAATGCACGATGTTTGTGATAAAATGCGCGAGTTGATAATTAACGAACGTTCGAATTAA
- the nagZ gene encoding beta-N-acetylhexosaminidase: MSSSNANLFMIDIEGIELSDIEREIIKHPNVGAVILFTRNFINPQQLERLIRQIRDINPDIFVATDHEGGFVQRFSRHGFRSLPASRVYGDVYDLNPEVGTKLARQYGELMARDLLACGIDLSLAPVLDLHAQSHVIARLDRAFHHDPEVIIALAGAFIEGMTAAGMPAVAKHFPGHGSVNADSHVAMPVSYATMEELKANDLKPFMELFNKRLLNAVMPAHVTYKAIDANKPAGFSTIWLQEILRNELQFEGLILSDCLSMTGADIGNLMTRAEEALKAGCDMLIVCHQPRPVLLELLQTITYSQSSESVARITHFKNQMLRFAYPEKNQLTPYLSERAQEKPSEVVSQNQQFNTSETI; the protein is encoded by the coding sequence ATGTCCAGTTCGAATGCTAATTTATTCATGATTGACATAGAGGGTATTGAACTTTCAGATATTGAACGGGAAATCATAAAACATCCCAATGTAGGAGCCGTAATCCTTTTCACGCGTAACTTTATAAATCCTCAGCAATTAGAACGTTTAATTCGTCAAATCCGTGACATCAATCCCGATATTTTTGTAGCAACCGATCATGAAGGTGGTTTTGTGCAACGTTTTTCACGCCATGGATTTCGTTCATTGCCAGCATCCCGGGTTTATGGTGATGTATATGACCTAAATCCCGAGGTCGGCACCAAACTTGCACGACAATATGGCGAACTTATGGCCAGAGACTTGTTAGCTTGTGGTATTGATTTAAGCCTCGCGCCAGTGCTTGATTTACATGCCCAAAGCCATGTCATAGCTCGCCTGGATCGCGCTTTTCACCACGATCCTGAGGTCATTATTGCTTTAGCAGGCGCCTTTATCGAAGGCATGACGGCAGCCGGCATGCCGGCCGTCGCCAAACATTTTCCAGGCCATGGCTCCGTCAATGCGGATTCACATGTTGCCATGCCCGTTTCTTATGCCACCATGGAAGAGCTGAAAGCGAACGATTTAAAACCTTTTATGGAGCTTTTCAATAAGAGGCTACTCAACGCGGTCATGCCTGCGCATGTCACTTACAAAGCAATTGATGCCAACAAACCTGCTGGTTTTTCAACAATTTGGTTGCAAGAGATATTACGCAATGAACTCCAGTTTGAAGGTTTAATTTTAAGTGATTGCTTGAGCATGACTGGTGCCGATATAGGGAATTTAATGACTCGAGCTGAAGAAGCACTTAAAGCGGGTTGTGATATGTTGATCGTCTGCCACCAACCACGCCCAGTATTACTCGAATTATTACAAACAATCACCTACTCCCAATCATCGGAATCAGTCGCTCGGATTACTCATTTTAAAAATCAAATGCTTCGCTTTGCCTATCCGGAAAAAAATCAACTCACGCCCTATTTATCAGAGCGAGCACAGGAAAAGCCCTCTGAGGTTGTTAGCCAAAATCAGCAATTCAACACGTCAGAAACGATTTAA
- a CDS encoding disulfide bond formation protein B encodes MRKITFKKIQTFNAALTVFVLFASFYFQYIVGLVPCPLCIMQRVCVLLLLAVMGFSFRTLKKARIISVLQIIIACAGLYFSLRQLWLQSLPAGQAPACMPSLDILMRYLPWQTVVKALFLGTGDCAEVTWRLLGVSMPGWCAMYFLYMALIGFFLFWQTSSRRFRQDNF; translated from the coding sequence ATGAGAAAAATTACTTTTAAAAAAATTCAAACCTTCAATGCAGCTCTGACTGTGTTTGTCTTATTTGCTTCTTTTTATTTTCAATATATTGTCGGCCTTGTTCCTTGTCCTTTATGCATCATGCAACGGGTTTGTGTCTTGTTATTACTAGCGGTTATGGGATTTAGTTTTCGAACCTTAAAAAAGGCTCGTATTATTAGTGTCTTACAAATAATCATCGCATGTGCCGGCTTATATTTTTCCTTACGTCAATTGTGGCTCCAGTCCTTACCTGCAGGCCAAGCTCCCGCGTGTATGCCAAGCTTGGATATTTTAATGCGCTATTTACCATGGCAAACGGTAGTAAAAGCTTTATTTTTAGGAACTGGGGACTGTGCTGAGGTCACTTGGCGTCTTCTTGGAGTCTCAATGCCTGGATGGTGTGCGATGTACTTTTTATACATGGCTCTAATAGGATTTTTCTTATTTTGGCAGACTAGTTCACGCAGGTTTCGACAAGATAATTTCTAG
- a CDS encoding c-type cytochrome: protein MRLQFLTLLFCFSFAVYACGEVSEREIQLRIQPVGKVSVQGQTQADNNAVSQVGAKIEPGEETYQKYCIVCHRDGLAGAPKFRNEQDWKPRLAGRELNDLLASSIKGLNAMPAKGTCIKCSDDDLRAAISYMLPKS from the coding sequence ATGAGGTTGCAGTTTTTAACGTTATTGTTTTGTTTTTCATTCGCGGTATATGCCTGTGGTGAAGTGAGCGAACGAGAAATACAATTAAGAATTCAACCTGTAGGGAAAGTCTCTGTACAAGGTCAAACTCAAGCTGATAACAACGCAGTGAGTCAAGTTGGTGCAAAAATAGAGCCTGGTGAAGAGACCTACCAAAAGTATTGTATTGTTTGCCATCGAGATGGTCTTGCGGGAGCACCAAAATTTAGGAATGAACAGGATTGGAAACCGCGTTTAGCCGGGAGAGAATTAAATGATTTACTGGCTTCTTCAATAAAAGGGTTGAATGCTATGCCTGCAAAAGGAACGTGTATTAAGTGTAGTGATGACGATCTGCGAGCCGCCATATCTTATATGTTGCCAAAATCATGA
- a CDS encoding M15 family metallopeptidase, whose amino-acid sequence MSDFAALEPILLIADPRILAIPVIDNQEPMIDLINHPGISYGPSPEIPNNTDYTKMRKTIYEKLKNAQSLLPAGLRFCLYECYRSLTLQKSLFDTRHEKVRKRHPEWSAEQIFTETTRMVSPVINQDGSPNIPPHSTGAAIDVYLIDEQGEAIEMGIHPKDWMEDLDGSLSLTASEIITEEAKQNRKIMSQVLEAVGFVNYGNEYWHWSYGDRYWAYYKQKPYAIYDSYK is encoded by the coding sequence ATGTCAGATTTTGCTGCACTGGAGCCTATTTTACTCATTGCCGATCCGAGAATTCTCGCCATTCCGGTAATTGATAATCAAGAGCCGATGATCGATTTAATAAATCATCCGGGAATTAGCTATGGCCCTTCTCCAGAAATACCGAATAATACTGATTACACCAAAATGCGCAAAACAATTTATGAAAAATTAAAAAATGCTCAATCCTTGTTACCTGCAGGATTACGTTTTTGTTTGTATGAATGTTATCGGAGTCTCACCCTACAAAAATCGCTTTTTGATACACGTCATGAGAAAGTAAGAAAGAGACATCCTGAATGGTCTGCCGAACAGATTTTTACGGAAACAACTCGAATGGTTTCCCCGGTAATCAACCAAGACGGTTCACCCAATATTCCGCCTCATTCAACCGGCGCCGCGATAGACGTTTACTTAATCGATGAGCAAGGAGAAGCCATTGAAATGGGAATTCACCCAAAAGATTGGATGGAGGATTTGGATGGCTCCCTATCACTCACTGCTTCAGAGATTATTACTGAGGAAGCGAAGCAAAATCGGAAAATCATGAGTCAGGTGTTAGAGGCTGTTGGTTTTGTTAATTACGGTAATGAATATTGGCATTGGTCTTATGGAGATCGATATTGGGCTTATTACAAACAAAAGCCTTATGCGATTTATGACAGTTACAAATAA
- a CDS encoding HdeD family acid-resistance protein, with amino-acid sequence MANTNEIYTPSAIRRNWGWLLGLGILLVFLGCIGLSMVIGLTLVSMYFFAALLTISALFHFIDIFKHRDWKGIFWQAIIAVLYLIGAGVVFYDPFLASTLITALLAGVLIVIGITRIILALSLKEASGWGWLLFAGILAIILGILIIMQWPVSGLWVIGMFIAIDMIINGWTYIFIALSVRASI; translated from the coding sequence ATGGCAAACACGAACGAAATCTACACTCCAAGCGCGATAAGACGTAATTGGGGTTGGCTGTTAGGCTTAGGAATACTACTTGTTTTTCTAGGCTGCATCGGCTTGAGCATGGTCATTGGCCTGACATTGGTCAGTATGTATTTCTTTGCGGCCTTGCTCACTATCTCCGCACTCTTTCATTTTATTGATATTTTTAAACACCGAGACTGGAAGGGTATATTCTGGCAAGCAATAATTGCGGTTTTATACCTGATTGGTGCTGGGGTTGTCTTCTATGATCCCTTTTTAGCATCTACGTTGATTACTGCACTCTTGGCAGGCGTTCTCATTGTTATTGGTATCACACGAATCATTTTGGCCTTATCTTTAAAAGAAGCAAGCGGATGGGGTTGGCTCCTATTTGCAGGAATCCTCGCCATCATTCTCGGCATCCTAATCATCATGCAATGGCCAGTTAGTGGTTTGTGGGTCATAGGAATGTTCATTGCAATTGATATGATTATTAATGGTTGGACATATATTTTTATTGCTCTTTCTGTGCGTGCATCCATATAG
- the hemC gene encoding hydroxymethylbilane synthase, producing MSSRTLRIATRQSPLALWQANHVRDLLLNKRPHLQIELLPMSTSGDKFLKDKLQVIGGKGLFVKELEEALLDKRADFAVHSSKDMPAEFPQGLELIAICKRDNPFDVFVSYQHKDLHTLPAQSIVGTSSLRRQSQLLAYRPDLKVKSLRGNINTRLEKLKSGEYQAIILAAAGLERMGFTEVITEQLSAQIMLPACGQGALAIECRSDDDEIRALLVELNDPISSICVHAERKVNALLGGNCHVPLAVFCSPMANNQLALKAKILTVDGSQIIQSMQTGPLEEATHLAEHCAQSLLAQGAANLLASVPK from the coding sequence ATGAGCTCAAGAACTTTACGTATCGCAACACGTCAAAGCCCACTAGCCTTATGGCAAGCGAACCATGTTCGAGATTTACTGTTAAATAAAAGGCCCCATCTGCAAATAGAGTTATTACCCATGAGCACATCTGGGGATAAGTTCCTTAAGGATAAACTTCAGGTTATTGGCGGGAAAGGTTTATTTGTAAAAGAGTTAGAAGAAGCTTTGTTAGATAAGCGAGCTGATTTTGCCGTTCATTCCTCAAAAGATATGCCTGCAGAATTCCCTCAAGGCCTTGAGCTCATTGCGATTTGTAAACGAGATAACCCATTCGATGTCTTTGTCAGTTACCAGCATAAGGATCTCCACACGTTGCCAGCTCAATCTATTGTCGGAACCTCGAGCCTGAGACGACAATCGCAATTATTAGCGTACCGGCCCGATTTAAAAGTTAAATCCTTACGAGGTAATATCAATACCCGACTTGAAAAGCTCAAGTCAGGAGAATATCAGGCAATCATCTTGGCTGCTGCAGGTCTTGAGCGTATGGGCTTCACCGAGGTCATCACAGAGCAATTATCAGCTCAGATTATGCTCCCGGCCTGTGGCCAAGGTGCTCTAGCAATCGAATGCAGAAGCGACGATGACGAAATTCGGGCACTCCTTGTCGAACTCAACGACCCCATATCGTCTATTTGCGTACATGCGGAGCGTAAGGTCAATGCACTCTTAGGTGGTAACTGTCATGTACCTTTAGCGGTTTTTTGCTCACCCATGGCGAATAATCAGCTTGCTTTAAAAGCAAAAATTTTAACTGTTGATGGTTCACAAATCATCCAGAGCATGCAAACTGGGCCATTAGAAGAGGCAACTCACTTAGCTGAACATTGCGCCCAATCTTTGCTGGCTCAAGGTGCAGCAAATCTTCTTGCATCAGTCCCAAAATGA
- a CDS encoding uroporphyrinogen-III synthase: MNNSLYGLRILNTRPRSQASQLSESIRDAGGTVIELPALEIKASNTRWISLLPNLKTIDQAIFISANAVHYCFTQLNQHQIEWPSSIQVIAIGQGSAAALHEFNIQVSAIPDVPDSEHLLALKTLQQPEKQNVLLFKGEGGRPLIEEQLIKRGTNLLVLEVYKRVIPQISTQLVQSIWRDDLVDIILLTSEQSLHNLFKLFGKEAHDWLRNKKWLVISERLAQVASSSGIRNIRICHPSRVMDTLFDYVNKD; encoded by the coding sequence ATGAACAATTCTCTGTATGGCTTACGTATTTTAAATACTCGCCCACGTAGCCAAGCGAGTCAGTTGAGTGAAAGCATCCGTGACGCAGGAGGCACAGTAATTGAGCTACCCGCCTTAGAAATTAAAGCGAGCAACACTCGTTGGATTAGTTTACTACCCAATTTGAAAACGATAGACCAGGCTATTTTTATCAGTGCTAATGCAGTTCATTATTGTTTTACGCAATTAAACCAACACCAGATTGAATGGCCATCTTCCATTCAAGTCATTGCCATTGGCCAGGGAAGCGCGGCAGCACTTCACGAATTCAACATCCAGGTGAGTGCAATTCCCGATGTGCCTGACAGTGAGCATTTATTGGCATTAAAAACGTTACAACAACCAGAAAAGCAAAACGTGCTACTATTTAAGGGAGAAGGAGGCAGGCCACTTATTGAGGAGCAGTTAATAAAAAGAGGAACGAACTTGCTGGTTCTCGAGGTGTATAAACGAGTTATTCCTCAAATCAGCACTCAATTGGTGCAATCGATATGGCGCGATGATTTAGTGGACATTATACTGTTAACAAGTGAACAGTCCCTGCATAACCTTTTTAAACTATTTGGTAAAGAGGCCCATGATTGGCTCCGTAATAAAAAATGGCTCGTGATTAGTGAGCGTCTGGCTCAAGTTGCCTCTTCATCGGGTATAAGAAATATTAGGATATGCCACCCTAGCCGGGTGATGGATACATTGTTTGACTACGTAAACAAGGATTAA
- a CDS encoding uroporphyrinogen-III C-methyltransferase: protein MANGNEEQIQKSKKAPNTTQVEKVKPKSNTSVSKNNYLITALAFIVALGALGIASYTFSLNKQLHDQLNTAQSNITSQLQQLDQKQEQTQEQINTKTNNAEETQTQLQTKFENLSKQVQTAMSQRFYQKQDWILLKARYYLELAQINAHWSNGVDATVALLEQADQLLKQINNPKIFNIRQAIAKDIAQMQALPSVDIAGLLSQLDAAQNSINDLSIPLPVSEKPAPKNATPSPNNSSWRSRLQSSMSVLEKLVVIRRHDQEIKPLMSPLFEAILKEKLRLNLQEAQWAVLHQNAFVYQLVLKQAINNLSTNFNKDTPNTAALIKKLTDLLQVNITPKRPELGSALPMLNELIDAKRTPVNQSSNEENSTGGNQ, encoded by the coding sequence ATGGCAAACGGCAACGAAGAACAAATACAAAAATCAAAAAAAGCACCTAATACGACGCAAGTTGAGAAAGTAAAACCAAAAAGCAATACTTCTGTTTCAAAAAACAACTATCTGATCACCGCATTAGCTTTTATTGTTGCCTTAGGTGCCTTAGGGATTGCTTCCTATACCTTTTCTCTCAACAAACAATTGCACGATCAATTAAATACAGCGCAAAGCAATATCACCTCCCAGTTACAGCAACTCGATCAAAAACAAGAGCAAACTCAAGAGCAAATCAATACTAAAACAAATAATGCCGAAGAAACACAGACTCAATTACAAACTAAATTTGAAAACTTGAGCAAACAAGTACAAACTGCAATGAGCCAAAGGTTTTATCAAAAACAGGATTGGATTCTTCTCAAAGCACGTTACTATCTTGAATTAGCTCAAATCAACGCGCATTGGAGTAATGGTGTTGATGCAACAGTCGCTTTATTGGAGCAAGCCGACCAGCTCTTAAAACAAATAAACAATCCTAAGATTTTTAATATACGGCAGGCAATAGCCAAAGATATAGCACAAATGCAAGCCTTGCCCTCTGTAGATATTGCAGGTTTACTCAGTCAATTGGATGCCGCTCAAAACAGCATCAATGATTTGAGCATTCCATTACCTGTCTCGGAGAAGCCTGCTCCAAAAAATGCAACGCCTTCACCCAATAATTCTTCTTGGCGATCTCGTTTACAAAGCAGTATGAGCGTGCTGGAAAAACTTGTGGTAATTCGTCGCCATGATCAGGAGATAAAACCTCTGATGTCTCCCTTATTTGAGGCGATACTCAAAGAAAAGCTCCGTCTAAATCTCCAAGAAGCCCAATGGGCGGTTCTTCATCAAAATGCCTTTGTTTACCAATTGGTTCTCAAACAGGCGATTAATAATCTGAGCACGAATTTTAATAAAGATACGCCAAATACAGCTGCTTTAATCAAAAAGCTCACTGATTTACTGCAGGTGAATATCACTCCCAAAAGACCAGAACTGGGCTCGGCTCTCCCTATGCTCAATGAATTGATTGACGCAAAGAGGACACCTGTGAATCAATCCTCAAATGAGGAAAATAGCACTGGAGGAAATCAATAA
- a CDS encoding heme biosynthesis HemY N-terminal domain-containing protein, translating into MLRLLFAFLILLGAVALGIQLNKDPGYVLVAINHWTIETTVWVAAFGLIILFIILYLILRLFQQISRTPSALTRWHSKRLSQKAQAITRKGLIEYSEGYWLKAKKHLIQALPNTDTPLLNYLTAARAAQKMGDNQLRDDYLREAQQSMPEAKIAVELTQAELQLANHQWEQALATLKHLHDIAPRHPYVLKLIMQLYQEVKDWPQLITILPDLKKYQVVNPQEFALLQYTAYLQRMIDLVRQNQAEAVHTFFHSLPKSLSDEPNIIAEYIGFLIKRADYTTANDLLRRALRKDLSPQLIRLYSLLPTDEKQLTFAEGLLKKHAHSAALYLCLGQICMKRKLWGKAKYYLEKSNEIEPTALAYEIQGQLHEKLGEEALACKSYKQGLGLMTKEVYIESN; encoded by the coding sequence ATGCTTCGTCTTCTCTTTGCTTTTTTGATTTTACTGGGCGCTGTAGCTTTAGGAATTCAACTGAATAAAGATCCCGGTTACGTACTCGTTGCAATCAACCATTGGACTATTGAAACAACGGTTTGGGTCGCTGCTTTTGGCCTGATTATTTTGTTCATTATCTTGTATCTTATTCTGCGTTTATTCCAGCAAATTTCTCGTACTCCAAGTGCATTAACTCGATGGCATTCCAAGCGTCTGTCTCAAAAAGCACAAGCCATTACTCGTAAAGGATTGATTGAATACAGCGAGGGCTATTGGCTCAAAGCAAAAAAACATTTAATTCAGGCCTTACCCAACACGGATACCCCTTTACTTAATTATTTGACGGCTGCCAGAGCAGCCCAAAAAATGGGCGACAACCAATTACGCGATGATTATTTGCGTGAAGCACAGCAATCAATGCCTGAAGCCAAAATTGCGGTGGAATTGACGCAAGCAGAATTGCAACTTGCAAATCATCAATGGGAACAGGCTCTGGCAACCTTAAAACATTTACATGATATCGCACCACGTCATCCCTATGTTTTAAAACTTATCATGCAACTTTATCAAGAGGTAAAAGACTGGCCGCAACTCATTACTATTCTCCCTGATTTAAAGAAATACCAAGTTGTTAATCCCCAGGAGTTTGCTTTATTGCAATATACCGCTTACTTACAAAGAATGATTGATCTGGTAAGGCAAAATCAGGCAGAAGCCGTACATACTTTTTTTCATTCACTACCTAAAAGTTTGAGCGATGAACCCAATATCATCGCCGAATACATTGGCTTCTTAATAAAGAGGGCAGACTACACAACCGCCAATGATTTATTGCGGCGTGCATTACGTAAAGACCTTAGCCCCCAATTGATTAGGCTTTATAGTTTATTACCCACGGATGAAAAACAACTCACTTTTGCTGAAGGATTACTGAAAAAACATGCTCATTCAGCAGCACTCTATTTATGTTTAGGACAAATTTGCATGAAACGTAAATTGTGGGGAAAAGCTAAATATTATCTTGAAAAATCCAATGAGATTGAACCTACGGCTCTTGCCTACGAAATTCAGGGACAACTGCATGAAAAACTGGGTGAAGAAGCACTTGCGTGTAAAAGCTACAAACAAGGTTTAGGATTAATGACAAAAGAAGTTTACATCGAGAGCAATTAA
- a CDS encoding cation diffusion facilitator family transporter: MSTHSHGDSHHHHGHDAAVTYGRAFIISIIANGLFVILQIAFAYISNSTSLLADAFHNLGDVLGLVLAWIATVLMKRAPTMKATYGLKKTSILSALANGILLVFTCGIIATEAVYKLFSPSEVQAVSVMIVAGVGIIINFATALLFARGSDDLNIRGAYLHLFYDALVSVGVVLSAALLYWTGWLWIDPIVGLCIALIILKGTWSLFSGSFRLIIDGVPENISWNAVSDFLLGKPGVKGFHDLHIWALSTQENAMSVHLYMPDAELPDALRSEWVEQLRHDFNIQHVTIQVEKTNINCNDACHHPKFL; encoded by the coding sequence ATGAGTACTCACTCACATGGTGATTCACATCACCATCACGGGCACGATGCTGCTGTTACTTATGGAAGAGCATTTATCATTTCGATAATCGCTAATGGTCTTTTTGTGATTTTACAGATAGCTTTTGCTTATATATCTAATTCGACCAGTTTATTGGCAGATGCGTTTCACAATTTAGGTGATGTTTTGGGTTTGGTATTAGCATGGATCGCTACGGTGCTAATGAAACGTGCACCTACGATGAAGGCTACCTATGGTTTAAAAAAAACATCGATTCTCTCTGCGTTAGCCAATGGAATTCTATTAGTCTTTACATGCGGAATTATTGCTACAGAGGCAGTCTATAAATTATTTTCGCCCTCAGAGGTTCAAGCAGTATCTGTGATGATCGTTGCTGGTGTAGGAATAATAATTAATTTTGCCACGGCACTCTTGTTTGCTCGTGGTTCTGATGACTTGAATATTCGAGGTGCCTATTTACATCTATTTTATGATGCCTTGGTTTCTGTTGGCGTTGTTCTATCGGCTGCGCTTTTGTATTGGACTGGTTGGCTTTGGATAGACCCAATAGTTGGTTTATGCATTGCATTAATTATATTAAAAGGAACTTGGTCCTTATTTTCTGGAAGTTTCAGGCTTATCATCGATGGGGTTCCAGAGAATATTTCCTGGAATGCTGTTAGCGATTTTTTATTGGGTAAGCCAGGAGTAAAAGGATTCCATGACTTACATATTTGGGCCCTAAGCACCCAGGAAAATGCCATGTCAGTTCACTTATATATGCCTGATGCAGAACTTCCTGATGCATTAAGGTCCGAATGGGTTGAGCAATTACGCCATGACTTTAACATTCAACATGTGACCATTCAGGTAGAAAAGACGAATATAAATTGTAATGATGCATGTCATCATCCCAAATTTTTATAG
- a CDS encoding epoxyqueuosine reductase QueH, which translates to MIERERLELPNAADKLLLHSCCAPCSGEVMEALISSEINFTIFFYNPNIHPVQEYEIRKNENINFAQKHNITFIDADYDKDNWFARAKGLEWEPERGKRCTMCFDMRFERTALYAHEHGFPVISSSLGISRWKDMNQINDCGIRAASKYPNLEYWTYNWRKNGGSERMYEIAKREEFYKQEYCGCVYSLRDTNAWRKQKERDRIKIGINYYTEEPKDEGAL; encoded by the coding sequence ATGATAGAAAGAGAGCGATTGGAATTACCTAACGCTGCAGACAAGTTGTTACTGCATTCATGTTGTGCCCCCTGTTCGGGTGAGGTTATGGAGGCGCTTATTAGTTCAGAGATAAATTTTACAATCTTTTTTTATAATCCGAACATTCATCCTGTTCAAGAGTATGAAATCAGAAAAAACGAAAACATTAATTTTGCACAAAAACACAATATCACATTCATCGATGCAGATTATGATAAAGACAACTGGTTTGCTCGAGCCAAAGGTTTGGAATGGGAACCCGAGCGGGGTAAACGTTGCACCATGTGTTTTGATATGCGTTTTGAACGAACCGCGTTATATGCTCATGAGCATGGTTTTCCTGTGATCAGCAGTTCCTTGGGAATTTCCCGTTGGAAAGATATGAATCAAATTAATGATTGTGGCATTCGCGCTGCAAGTAAATATCCCAACTTGGAATATTGGACTTATAATTGGCGTAAAAATGGTGGATCAGAGCGCATGTATGAAATTGCAAAACGCGAGGAATTTTATAAGCAAGAATACTGTGGATGTGTCTATTCTTTACGTGATACCAATGCTTGGCGGAAACAAAAAGAACGTGATCGAATTAAAATCGGTATAAACTATTATACTGAAGAACCAAAAGACGAAGGAGCCTTATGA